In the Helianthus annuus cultivar XRQ/B chromosome 11, HanXRQr2.0-SUNRISE, whole genome shotgun sequence genome, one interval contains:
- the LOC110937129 gene encoding anthranilate synthase alpha subunit 2, chloroplastic-like: MESNVWKYWRLKPKLAPDSVELSTQQFGTPLTQSSMTSDEYKSAVLQAKEHILAGDIFQILLSQRFERRTFADPFEIYRALRAVNPSPYMTYLQARVCILVGSRPEILTRVKSVIVLSNCWFLNM; this comes from the exons ATGGAGTCAAACGTTTGGAAATATTGGCGTCTAAA GCCAAAGTTAGCTCCGGACTCTGTTGAGTTAAGCACCCAACAATTCGGAACTCCTTTAACCCAGTCGAGCATGACCAGTGACGAATACAAGTCAGCAGTATTACAAGCGAAAGAACACATTCTTGCAGGTGATATTTTCCAGATTCTTTTAAGTCAGCGTTTTGAACGCCGAACGTTCGCAGATCCTTTCGAGATTTATCGCGCGCTAAGAGCCGTGAATCCAAGTCCATACATGACTTATTTGCAG GCTCGGGTGTGTATCTTGGTTGGTTCAAGGCCAGAAATTCTGACTCGTGTGAAATCTGTAATAGTGCTCTCTAATTGTTGGTTTTTAAACATGTAA